In Kitasatospora sp. NBC_00240, the following are encoded in one genomic region:
- a CDS encoding TIGR03936 family radical SAM-associated protein, which translates to MQRIRLRYTKRGRLRFTSHRDFQRAFERALRRSAVPMAYSAGFTPHPKVSYANAAPTGVASEAEYLEIGLAAVRDVEELRAQLDASLPSGLDIIDAVEVRTPNFVERLEASEWLVRLDGVEQDEAARAVALFLAAEQVEVERLTKNGVRRFDARGPVAALEIVAPQVGNGPDEHVEGESDVRTARPCAILRLVVRQATPAVRPDDVLSGLRVTADLAPPVPAEVTRLAQGPLDEGTGTVTDPLALDRAAAPAGPVEAAGPRATASA; encoded by the coding sequence GTGCAGCGCATCCGTCTCCGCTACACCAAGCGCGGCCGGCTGCGATTCACCAGCCACCGTGACTTCCAACGCGCCTTCGAGCGCGCGCTGCGCCGCTCGGCCGTCCCGATGGCCTACTCGGCCGGCTTCACACCGCACCCCAAGGTCTCGTACGCCAACGCCGCCCCGACCGGGGTGGCCAGCGAGGCGGAGTACCTGGAGATCGGCCTGGCGGCCGTTCGCGACGTGGAGGAGCTGCGCGCGCAGCTCGACGCGTCGCTGCCGTCCGGGCTGGACATCATCGACGCCGTCGAGGTTCGCACCCCGAACTTCGTGGAGCGCCTGGAGGCCTCCGAGTGGCTGGTCCGGCTGGACGGGGTGGAGCAGGACGAGGCCGCCCGCGCGGTCGCGCTGTTCCTCGCCGCCGAGCAGGTCGAGGTCGAACGCCTGACCAAGAACGGTGTCCGCCGCTTCGACGCGCGCGGCCCGGTGGCGGCGCTCGAAATCGTCGCGCCGCAGGTGGGAAATGGTCCGGACGAGCACGTGGAGGGGGAGTCCGATGTTCGGACGGCCCGTCCCTGTGCGATACTGCGCCTGGTAGTACGACAGGCCACACCCGCCGTACGACCCGACGACGTTTTGTCCGGTCTCCGTGTGACGGCCGACCTGGCGCCGCCGGTCCCCGCTGAGGTGACCAGGCTGGCGCAGGGGCCGCTCGACGAGGGGACCGGCACGGTGACCGACCCGCTGGCGCTCGACCGCGCCGCGGCCCCGGCCGGCCCTGTAGAGGCTGCTGGGCCGCGCGCAACCGCGTCCGCCTAG
- a CDS encoding Rne/Rng family ribonuclease, whose translation MLDNTDPQQSAAAGDNEAGTEGTSAAPPRRRRRAVSRPAGTPQSAAGESAETVVPAAEAVAPAAEPVVEAPAEAAPAEKPVRARRTRKRAEAPAGAPEAAETIVTPAAEAAAPAAEPVVEAPAEAAPAEKPVRARRTRKRAEAPAGAPEAAETAPVAEPVAEPVVEQPAAEQPAAQEEAPAAPARRPRRRRVVESAPVVEETPVAVEEPVEEEVVEEPVAAAPVAEPAPVAAPPAEVAEQPAPRARRRAVRPSTAIFQAPVFQEPAPFVASAQAAAPAAAAAPAAAPAAKAPTAAPAAKQAPAAAPAAADEDEFEYSGVGRRRRTRTQVRVQTPSRQRPAAERPAAAERQAQQPVQQAAPVAPAPAPVEAPAPVQAVEPEPVAAGPEQDGEWEDDRPSRRRRRGGRRRRRGEAEEFEPETQEAAEQPAEEPAVAEEEDEDDDLASGLASSRRRRRRRRRSGESGAEPAESESAEDGVRTVVKVREPRRRSTEPSFDPDEVQSIKGSTRLEAKKQRRREGRELGRRRVPIITEAEFLARRESVERVMVVRQNGQRTQIGVLEDGVLVEHYVNKEQATSYVGNVYLGKVQNVLPSMEAAFVDIGKGRNAVLYAGEVNFGSLGGHGGPRRIESVLKSGQSVLVQVSKDPIGHKGARLTSQISLPGRYLVYVPEGSMTGISRKLPENERARLKQILKRIVPDDAGVIVRTAAEGASEDELTRDVQRLQAQWEEIQKKAATGNAPALLYGEPDMTVRVVRDIFNEDFTKVIVSGSEAWSTIHEYVTNVAPDLAERLQRWTSDVDVFATYRIDEQLMKALDRKVWLPSGGSLVIDRTEAMIVVDVNTGKFVGQGGNLEETVTRNNIEAAEEIVRQLRLRDLGGIIVIDFIDMVLESNRDLVLRRLLECLGRDRTKHQVAEVTSLGLVQMTRKRVGQGLLESFSEPCVHCNGRGVIVHMEQPTAPGGGGGPVGTSGEAGAAGGKRRRRGKGGAGLEEPQPHLLDEDTADEAADHDHEHEEFEIISGGEQLVIDVPQEPTVEVVEQAAPAEAEPVAQERPSLVEIPATPVAGGRTRRRAVRKATAPAGAPAEAEIVVLQARADAAMEAALAAAATAPEPEPEAPAAPVEAEPVAEAAAEVPAEPVEAVEGEEAEEAPAPKKRAPRKAAAKKTAAKKTTTAAAKKTTARKTATKRTSAAAKKAAAAEGDSAAE comes from the coding sequence ATGCTCGATAACACCGATCCGCAGCAGTCCGCTGCCGCGGGAGACAACGAAGCCGGCACCGAGGGTACGTCCGCGGCGCCGCCGCGGCGCCGTCGCCGTGCCGTGTCCCGCCCGGCGGGTACACCGCAGAGCGCGGCCGGCGAGAGCGCCGAGACCGTGGTTCCGGCGGCCGAGGCCGTCGCTCCGGCCGCCGAGCCGGTCGTCGAGGCGCCGGCCGAGGCCGCGCCCGCCGAGAAGCCGGTCCGGGCCCGCCGGACCCGTAAGCGTGCCGAGGCCCCCGCCGGGGCGCCGGAGGCCGCCGAGACCATCGTCACACCGGCGGCCGAGGCCGCCGCTCCGGCCGCCGAGCCGGTCGTCGAGGCGCCGGCCGAGGCCGCGCCCGCCGAGAAGCCGGTCCGGGCCCGCCGGACCCGTAAGCGTGCCGAGGCCCCCGCCGGGGCGCCGGAGGCCGCCGAGACCGCCCCCGTGGCGGAGCCGGTCGCGGAGCCCGTGGTGGAGCAGCCGGCCGCCGAGCAGCCCGCCGCGCAGGAGGAGGCCCCGGCCGCCCCCGCCCGCCGGCCCCGCCGCCGTCGCGTGGTGGAGAGCGCCCCGGTGGTCGAGGAGACCCCGGTCGCGGTCGAGGAGCCGGTCGAGGAAGAGGTCGTCGAGGAGCCGGTCGCCGCCGCACCGGTCGCCGAGCCGGCGCCCGTGGCCGCCCCGCCGGCCGAGGTCGCCGAGCAGCCCGCGCCGCGGGCCCGCCGCCGGGCCGTGCGCCCGTCCACCGCGATCTTCCAGGCTCCGGTCTTCCAGGAGCCCGCCCCGTTCGTCGCGTCGGCCCAGGCCGCCGCGCCCGCCGCCGCCGCTGCCCCGGCCGCCGCGCCGGCCGCGAAGGCCCCCACCGCCGCGCCCGCCGCCAAGCAGGCCCCGGCCGCCGCGCCGGCCGCCGCGGACGAGGACGAGTTCGAGTACAGCGGCGTCGGCCGTCGTCGCCGGACCCGTACCCAGGTCCGGGTGCAGACGCCGTCCCGCCAGCGTCCCGCCGCCGAGCGTCCCGCCGCCGCCGAGCGGCAGGCCCAGCAGCCCGTCCAGCAGGCCGCCCCGGTGGCGCCCGCCCCCGCGCCCGTGGAGGCGCCCGCGCCGGTGCAGGCCGTCGAGCCCGAGCCCGTCGCCGCCGGCCCCGAGCAGGACGGCGAGTGGGAGGACGACCGTCCGTCCCGTCGCCGCCGCCGGGGTGGCCGTCGCCGCCGCCGTGGCGAGGCCGAGGAGTTCGAGCCGGAGACGCAGGAGGCGGCCGAGCAGCCCGCCGAGGAGCCGGCCGTCGCCGAGGAGGAGGACGAGGACGACGACCTGGCCTCGGGCCTGGCCTCCTCGCGCCGTCGTCGCCGTCGTCGTCGCCGCAGTGGCGAGAGCGGTGCCGAGCCCGCCGAGAGCGAGTCCGCCGAGGACGGCGTGCGCACGGTCGTGAAGGTCCGCGAGCCGCGCCGCCGTTCCACCGAGCCGTCGTTCGACCCGGACGAGGTGCAGTCCATCAAGGGCTCCACCCGCCTGGAGGCGAAGAAGCAGCGCCGCCGCGAGGGCCGCGAGCTGGGCCGCCGCCGGGTGCCGATCATCACCGAGGCCGAGTTCCTGGCCCGCCGCGAGTCGGTCGAGCGGGTGATGGTCGTGCGTCAGAACGGCCAGCGCACCCAGATCGGCGTGCTGGAGGACGGCGTGCTGGTCGAGCACTACGTCAACAAGGAGCAGGCCACCAGCTACGTCGGCAACGTCTACCTGGGCAAGGTCCAGAACGTGCTGCCGTCGATGGAGGCCGCCTTCGTCGACATCGGCAAGGGCCGCAACGCGGTGCTGTACGCCGGTGAGGTCAACTTCGGTTCGCTGGGCGGCCACGGCGGCCCGCGCCGGATCGAGTCGGTGCTGAAGTCCGGCCAGTCCGTGCTGGTGCAGGTCTCGAAGGACCCGATCGGCCACAAGGGGGCGCGCCTGACCAGCCAGATCTCCCTCCCGGGCCGCTACCTGGTGTACGTCCCCGAGGGCTCGATGACCGGGATCAGCCGCAAGCTGCCCGAGAACGAGCGGGCCCGCCTGAAGCAGATCCTCAAGCGGATCGTCCCGGACGACGCGGGCGTCATCGTGCGCACCGCCGCCGAGGGCGCGAGCGAGGACGAGCTGACGCGTGACGTGCAGCGCCTGCAGGCGCAGTGGGAGGAGATCCAGAAGAAGGCCGCCACCGGCAACGCCCCGGCGCTGCTGTACGGCGAGCCGGACATGACCGTCCGGGTCGTCCGCGACATCTTCAACGAGGACTTCACCAAGGTCATCGTGTCGGGCTCGGAGGCGTGGAGCACCATCCACGAGTACGTCACCAACGTGGCCCCGGACCTCGCCGAGCGGCTCCAGCGCTGGACGTCCGACGTGGACGTCTTCGCGACGTACCGGATCGACGAGCAGCTGATGAAGGCGCTGGACCGCAAGGTCTGGCTGCCCAGCGGCGGTTCGCTGGTGATCGACCGGACCGAGGCGATGATCGTCGTCGACGTCAACACCGGCAAGTTCGTCGGCCAGGGCGGCAACCTGGAAGAGACCGTCACCCGCAACAACATCGAGGCGGCCGAGGAGATCGTCCGCCAGCTGCGGCTGCGCGACCTCGGCGGCATCATCGTGATCGACTTCATCGACATGGTGCTGGAGTCCAACCGGGATCTGGTGCTGCGCCGTCTGCTGGAGTGCCTGGGCCGTGACCGGACCAAGCACCAGGTGGCCGAGGTCACCTCGCTGGGCCTGGTCCAGATGACCCGCAAGCGGGTCGGCCAGGGCCTGCTGGAGTCCTTCTCCGAGCCGTGCGTGCACTGCAACGGCCGCGGCGTCATCGTGCACATGGAGCAGCCGACCGCCCCCGGTGGCGGCGGCGGCCCGGTGGGCACCTCGGGCGAGGCCGGCGCCGCCGGCGGCAAGCGCCGCCGTCGGGGCAAGGGCGGCGCGGGTCTCGAGGAGCCGCAGCCGCACCTGCTGGACGAGGACACGGCCGACGAGGCCGCCGACCACGACCACGAGCACGAGGAGTTCGAGATCATCTCGGGCGGCGAGCAGCTCGTGATCGACGTGCCGCAGGAGCCGACCGTCGAGGTCGTCGAGCAGGCCGCGCCCGCCGAGGCCGAGCCGGTCGCGCAGGAGCGTCCGAGCCTGGTCGAGATCCCGGCCACCCCGGTGGCCGGCGGCCGTACCCGCCGTCGGGCGGTCCGCAAGGCCACCGCCCCGGCCGGCGCGCCCGCCGAGGCCGAGATCGTGGTGCTGCAGGCCCGGGCCGACGCGGCGATGGAGGCGGCGCTCGCCGCCGCCGCGACCGCCCCGGAGCCGGAGCCCGAGGCGCCGGCGGCCCCGGTGGAGGCCGAGCCGGTGGCCGAGGCCGCCGCCGAGGTCCCCGCCGAGCCGGTGGAGGCCGTCGAGGGCGAGGAGGCCGAGGAGGCGCCCGCGCCCAAGAAGCGGGCCCCCCGCAAGGCCGCCGCGAAGAAGACCGCCGCCAAGAAGACCACCACGGCAGCGGCCAAGAAGACCACCGCCCGCAAGACCGCCACCAAGCGGACGAGCGCGGCGGCCAAGAAGGCCGCGGCCGCCGAGGGTGATTCGGCAGCCGAGTAG
- the rplU gene encoding 50S ribosomal protein L21, with product MYAIVRAGGRQHKVAIGDVLEIDRVDVKPGDSVELSTILLVDGEAVTSDPWVLAGVKVHAEVVDHTKGEKIIILRYKNKTGYRRRQGHRQRHTAVRITSIDSAK from the coding sequence ATGTACGCGATCGTTCGCGCCGGCGGCCGCCAGCACAAGGTCGCCATCGGCGACGTGCTGGAGATTGACCGCGTCGACGTCAAGCCGGGTGACTCGGTCGAGCTCTCGACCATCCTGCTTGTCGACGGCGAGGCCGTCACCTCCGACCCGTGGGTCCTCGCCGGTGTGAAGGTTCACGCCGAGGTCGTCGACCACACCAAGGGCGAGAAGATCATCATTCTCCGCTACAAGAACAAGACCGGCTACCGTCGGCGCCAGGGTCACCGCCAGCGCCACACCGCCGTCCGCATCACCAGCATCGACTCCGCGAAGTAA
- the rpmA gene encoding 50S ribosomal protein L27 has product MAHKKGASSTRNGRDSNAQRLGVKRFGGQVVSAGEILVRQRGTHFHPGAGVGRGGDDTLFALNAGAVQFGTHRGRRVVNIVAVEA; this is encoded by the coding sequence ATGGCACACAAGAAGGGCGCAAGCTCTACCCGCAACGGCCGTGACTCGAACGCCCAGCGCCTCGGCGTCAAGCGCTTCGGCGGCCAGGTCGTCAGCGCCGGCGAGATCCTCGTCCGCCAGCGTGGCACCCACTTCCACCCGGGTGCGGGCGTCGGTCGCGGTGGCGACGACACCCTGTTCGCGCTGAACGCCGGTGCGGTCCAGTTCGGTACCCACCGTGGCCGTCGCGTCGTGAACATCGTGGCCGTCGAGGCCTGA
- the obgE gene encoding GTPase ObgE, with the protein MTTFVDRVELHVAAGNGGHGCASVHREKFKPLGGPDGGNGGEGGSVILTVDASITTLLEYHHSPKRKAVNGKPGAGGHRTGSTGGDLVLPVPDGTVVMDREGNVLADLVGHGTSFIAAAGGRGGLGNSSLASARRKAPGFALLGEPGEARDIVMELKSVADVALVGYPSAGKSSLISVISAAKPKIADYPFTTLIPNLGVVTAGDTVYTVADVPGLIPGASQGKGLGLEFLRHVERCTVLVHVLDCATLEPGRDPLTDLETIEAELSQYGGLDDRPRLVALNKVDVPDGQDLADITRASLEEAGYRVFEVSAASRQGLRELNFAMAQIVAEARAAKPIEENTRIVLRPTAVDDAGFTVTEEDGAYRVRGLKPERWVRQTDFSNDEAVGYLADRLARLGVEDKLWKVGAQEGDTVIIGAEENAVVFDWEPTMAAGAEMLGRRGEDHRFESPRPAVDRRREKAKGRDAAESEYLAFEALSSGRPGAIDEGDDDDV; encoded by the coding sequence ATGACCACCTTCGTGGACCGCGTCGAACTGCACGTCGCCGCGGGTAACGGAGGCCACGGCTGCGCCTCCGTGCACCGGGAGAAGTTCAAGCCGCTCGGCGGCCCCGACGGTGGCAACGGCGGCGAGGGCGGCAGCGTCATCCTCACCGTGGACGCCAGCATCACCACCCTGCTCGAGTACCACCACTCGCCCAAGCGCAAGGCGGTCAACGGCAAGCCGGGCGCGGGCGGCCACCGCACCGGCTCCACCGGCGGCGACCTCGTCCTGCCGGTGCCGGACGGCACCGTGGTGATGGACCGCGAGGGCAACGTGCTCGCCGACCTGGTCGGCCACGGCACCAGCTTCATCGCCGCCGCCGGCGGCCGCGGCGGCCTCGGCAACTCCTCGCTCGCCTCGGCCCGCCGCAAGGCCCCCGGCTTCGCGCTGCTGGGCGAGCCCGGCGAGGCCCGCGACATCGTCATGGAGCTCAAGTCCGTCGCCGACGTGGCGCTGGTCGGGTACCCGAGCGCCGGCAAGTCCTCGCTGATCTCGGTGATCTCCGCCGCCAAGCCGAAGATCGCGGACTACCCCTTCACCACCCTGATCCCCAACCTCGGCGTGGTCACCGCCGGCGACACCGTCTACACCGTCGCCGACGTCCCCGGGCTGATCCCCGGCGCGAGCCAGGGCAAGGGCCTGGGCCTGGAGTTCCTGCGCCACGTCGAGCGCTGCACCGTCCTGGTGCACGTGCTGGACTGCGCGACCCTGGAGCCGGGCCGCGACCCGCTCACCGACCTGGAGACCATCGAGGCCGAGCTGTCCCAGTACGGCGGCCTGGACGACCGGCCGCGCCTGGTCGCCCTCAACAAGGTGGACGTCCCGGACGGGCAGGACCTCGCCGACATCACCCGCGCCTCCCTGGAGGAGGCCGGCTACCGCGTCTTCGAGGTGTCCGCCGCCTCCCGCCAGGGCCTGCGCGAGCTGAACTTCGCGATGGCGCAGATCGTCGCCGAGGCCCGGGCCGCCAAGCCGATCGAGGAGAACACCCGGATCGTGCTGCGGCCGACGGCCGTCGACGACGCCGGCTTCACCGTCACCGAGGAGGACGGCGCCTACCGCGTGCGCGGCCTCAAGCCCGAGCGCTGGGTCCGCCAGACCGACTTCTCCAACGACGAGGCCGTCGGCTACCTCGCGGACCGCCTCGCCCGCCTCGGTGTCGAGGACAAGCTCTGGAAGGTCGGCGCCCAGGAGGGCGACACCGTCATCATCGGCGCCGAGGAGAACGCGGTCGTCTTCGACTGGGAGCCGACCATGGCCGCCGGTGCCGAGATGCTCGGCCGCCGCGGCGAGGACCACCGCTTCGAGAGCCCGCGCCCGGCCGTCGACCGCCGCCGCGAGAAGGCCAAGGGCCGGGACGCCGCCGAGTCCGAGTACCTGGCCTTCGAGGCGCTGTCCAGCGGCCGCCCCGGCGCCATCGACGAGGGCGACGACGACGACGTCTGA
- the proB gene encoding glutamate 5-kinase: MSEQSLREEVLTARRIVVKVGSSSLTTAAGGLDADRVDALVDAIAKVRSQPDAPEVVLVSSGAIAAGLAPLGLERRPPDLARQQAAASVGQGLLVARYTASFARYGIRVGQVLLTAEDASRRAHYRNAYRTLDQLLAMGAMPIVNENDTVATAEIKFGDNDRLAALVAHLVRADLLILLSDVDGLYDGDPARPGTSRIAEVRGRQDLEGIEIGSAGKAGVGTGGMVTKVEAARIATGAGIPVVLTAASQAADALAGRPTGTLFLRTGSRTADRLLWLAHASSPRGALHLDAGAVEAVVSGGASLLPAGVTKVDGDFAAGDPVDLLGENGHIVARGLVNFDARELPRLLGRSTRDLAREFGAAYEREVVHRDDLVVLRG; encoded by the coding sequence ATGAGCGAGCAGTCACTCCGTGAGGAGGTCCTGACCGCGCGGCGGATCGTCGTCAAGGTCGGCTCCTCCTCACTCACCACCGCCGCCGGCGGACTGGACGCCGACCGGGTCGACGCCCTGGTGGACGCGATCGCCAAGGTGCGCAGCCAGCCGGACGCCCCCGAGGTGGTGCTGGTCTCCTCCGGCGCCATCGCCGCCGGCCTCGCCCCGCTCGGCCTGGAGCGCCGCCCGCCGGATCTCGCCCGCCAGCAGGCCGCCGCCAGCGTCGGCCAGGGCCTGCTGGTGGCCCGCTACACCGCCTCCTTCGCCCGCTACGGCATCCGGGTCGGCCAGGTGCTGCTGACCGCCGAGGACGCCAGCCGCCGGGCCCACTACCGCAACGCCTACCGCACCCTGGACCAACTGCTGGCGATGGGCGCGATGCCGATCGTCAACGAGAACGACACCGTCGCCACCGCCGAGATCAAGTTCGGCGACAACGACCGGCTGGCCGCCCTGGTCGCCCACCTGGTCCGCGCCGACCTGCTGATCCTGCTCTCCGACGTGGACGGCCTCTACGACGGCGACCCGGCCCGCCCCGGCACCAGCCGGATCGCCGAGGTGCGCGGCCGGCAGGACCTGGAGGGCATCGAGATCGGCAGCGCCGGCAAGGCCGGGGTCGGCACCGGCGGCATGGTCACCAAGGTCGAGGCCGCCCGGATCGCCACCGGGGCCGGCATCCCGGTGGTGCTGACCGCCGCCAGCCAGGCCGCCGACGCCCTCGCCGGACGGCCCACCGGCACGCTGTTCCTGCGTACCGGCAGCCGCACCGCCGACCGGCTGCTCTGGCTCGCCCACGCCAGCAGCCCCCGCGGCGCCCTGCACCTGGACGCGGGCGCGGTCGAGGCCGTGGTCTCGGGCGGCGCCTCGCTGCTCCCGGCCGGCGTCACCAAGGTCGACGGTGATTTCGCCGCCGGCGATCCGGTGGACCTTCTTGGCGAAAACGGCCACATCGTCGCGCGCGGGCTGGTCAACTTTGATGCGAGGGAGTTGCCCCGCCTGCTCGGCCGGTCCACGCGTGACCTGGCCCGGGAGTTCGGTGCCGCGTACGAGCGCGAGGTCGTCCACCGCGACGACCTGGTGGTCCTGCGCGGCTGA
- a CDS encoding glutamate-5-semialdehyde dehydrogenase, translated as MTSDLATADSPVIAAARRAREAAADLAPLPRRAKDAALLAIADALVARSAEITAANAEDVARARAAGTAESVVDRLTLDDARIAAIASDVRDVAGLPDPVGEVVRGYTLPNGLDVRQVRVPLGVVGIIYEARPNVTVDAAALCLKSGNAVLLRGSASAYRSNTALTTVLRDAVVAAGLPADVIQLVPGESRESVTELMRARGLVDVLIPRGGASLIRTVVEGSTVPVIETGTGNCHVYVDAQADLAMAVGILLNSKAQRVSVCNSAETLLVHQDIADSFLPLALAALAGAGVTVHGDDAVLKAAEGTGATVVPATDADWEAEYLSYDLAAAVVPSLDAAVAHIRRWSSGHTEAIVTASQGAARRFTQLVDAATVAVNASTRFTDGGEFGFGAEIGISTQKLHSRGPMGLPELTSTKYIVTGDGHVRGEATQTVGGAATAG; from the coding sequence ATGACCAGCGACCTCGCCACCGCAGACAGTCCCGTCATCGCCGCCGCCCGCCGGGCCCGGGAGGCCGCGGCCGACCTCGCCCCGCTGCCGCGCCGGGCGAAGGACGCCGCCCTGCTGGCGATCGCGGACGCCCTGGTCGCCCGCAGCGCCGAGATCACCGCCGCCAACGCCGAGGACGTCGCCCGGGCCCGCGCGGCCGGCACCGCCGAGTCGGTGGTCGACCGCCTCACCCTCGACGACGCGCGGATCGCGGCCATCGCCTCCGACGTCCGGGACGTGGCCGGCCTGCCCGACCCGGTCGGCGAGGTGGTCCGCGGCTACACCCTGCCCAACGGGCTGGACGTGCGCCAGGTGCGGGTGCCGCTCGGGGTGGTCGGCATCATCTACGAGGCCCGCCCCAACGTCACCGTGGACGCCGCCGCACTCTGCCTGAAGTCCGGCAACGCCGTCCTGCTGCGCGGCTCGGCCTCCGCGTACCGATCGAACACCGCGCTGACCACCGTGCTGCGCGACGCGGTGGTCGCGGCCGGCCTGCCGGCCGACGTGATCCAGCTGGTGCCCGGCGAGAGCCGCGAGTCGGTGACCGAGCTGATGCGCGCCCGCGGCCTGGTGGACGTGCTGATCCCGCGCGGCGGCGCCTCGCTGATCCGCACCGTGGTCGAGGGCTCGACCGTCCCCGTGATCGAGACCGGTACCGGCAACTGCCACGTCTACGTCGACGCGCAGGCGGACCTGGCGATGGCCGTCGGCATCCTGCTGAACTCCAAGGCCCAGCGGGTCAGCGTCTGCAACTCGGCCGAGACGCTGCTGGTCCACCAGGACATCGCCGACAGCTTCCTGCCGCTCGCGCTGGCCGCGCTCGCCGGGGCCGGCGTCACCGTGCACGGGGACGACGCGGTGCTGAAGGCCGCCGAGGGCACGGGGGCGACCGTGGTGCCCGCCACCGACGCCGACTGGGAGGCCGAGTACCTCTCCTACGACCTCGCGGCCGCCGTGGTGCCCTCGCTGGACGCCGCCGTGGCGCACATCCGCCGCTGGTCCTCCGGCCACACCGAGGCCATCGTCACCGCCTCGCAGGGCGCCGCCCGCCGCTTCACCCAGCTGGTCGACGCGGCCACCGTGGCGGTCAACGCCTCGACCCGGTTCACCGACGGGGGTGAGTTCGGCTTCGGCGCCGAGATCGGCATCTCCACCCAGAAACTGCACTCCCGCGGCCCGATGGGCCTGCCCGAACTGACCTCCACCAAGTACATCGTCACTGGTGACGGCCATGTCCGGGGCGAGGCCACGCAGACCGTCGGCGGCGCCGCCACCGCCGGCTGA
- a CDS encoding M48 family metallopeptidase, with the protein MTDTNQAKSPSRRRQRFPEISTRAWEHPADRSALVALRKLTGFDDVLKKLAGLVSERSIRLMFLATAVKTSERQFPELYNMVRDAAYVLDLEKVPDLYVTQDPTVNAMCIGMDTPIIVLTSGLVELLDEEELRAVVGHEVGHAMSGHAVYRTMLLILTNIATRIAWIPLGNLAIMALITALKEWFRKAELSCDRAGLLAGQDLQASMRGLMKLAGGHNLGEMNVDAFLEQAEEYEKAGDLRDGVLKLLQVLPQTHPFAVVRVAQLKKWAESDEYRSILAGAYPRRDGDANASVSDQWKAAADHYSTSVKESKDPLIGLLRDVAGGVGTVGGKLRDTFTGARSAPAGGSDPGAPADEAPRG; encoded by the coding sequence ATGACCGATACCAACCAGGCGAAGAGCCCGAGCCGGCGCCGCCAGCGCTTCCCGGAGATCTCCACCCGGGCCTGGGAGCACCCCGCCGACCGCTCCGCCCTGGTGGCGCTGCGCAAGCTCACCGGCTTCGACGACGTGCTGAAGAAGCTCGCCGGACTGGTCTCCGAGCGCTCGATCCGGCTGATGTTCCTGGCCACCGCCGTGAAGACCTCCGAGCGCCAGTTCCCCGAGCTGTACAACATGGTCCGCGACGCCGCGTACGTCCTGGACCTGGAGAAGGTCCCGGACCTCTACGTCACCCAGGACCCGACCGTCAACGCGATGTGCATCGGTATGGACACCCCGATCATCGTGCTGACCAGCGGCCTGGTCGAGCTGCTCGACGAGGAGGAGCTGCGCGCGGTCGTCGGCCACGAGGTCGGCCACGCGATGTCCGGCCACGCCGTCTACCGGACGATGCTGCTGATCCTCACCAACATCGCCACCCGGATCGCCTGGATCCCGCTCGGCAACCTCGCCATCATGGCGCTCATCACCGCGCTCAAGGAGTGGTTCCGCAAGGCCGAACTCTCCTGCGACCGCGCCGGGCTGCTCGCCGGGCAGGACCTCCAGGCGTCCATGCGCGGCCTGATGAAGCTCGCCGGCGGCCACAACCTCGGCGAGATGAACGTGGACGCGTTCCTGGAGCAGGCCGAGGAGTACGAGAAGGCCGGCGACCTGCGCGACGGCGTCCTGAAGCTGCTCCAGGTGCTGCCGCAGACCCACCCCTTCGCGGTGGTCCGGGTCGCCCAGCTGAAGAAGTGGGCGGAGAGCGACGAGTACCGCTCGATCCTGGCCGGTGCCTACCCGCGCCGCGACGGCGACGCCAACGCCTCCGTCAGCGACCAGTGGAAGGCCGCCGCCGACCACTACTCGACCTCCGTCAAGGAGAGCAAGGACCCGCTGATCGGCCTGCTGCGCGACGTGGCCGGCGGCGTCGGCACGGTCGGCGGCAAGCTCCGCGACACCTTCACCGGCGCCCGCAGCGCCCCGGCCGGCGGCAGCGACCCCGGCGCCCCCGCGGACGAAGCGCCGCGCGGCTGA
- the nadD gene encoding nicotinate-nucleotide adenylyltransferase — MGQQAETPGGLQPVKKRLGVMGGTFDPIHHGHLVAASEVASAFHLDEVIFVPTGQPWQKDDRRVTPAEDRYLMTVIATAENPQFSVSRIDIDRQGPTYTVDTLRDLRSLHPDSDLFFITGADALAQILSWRDSEELFSLAHFIGCTRPGHTLTDAGLPVGGVSLVEVPALAISSTDCRNRVAKGEPVWYLVPDGVVRYIDKRALYAPAQP, encoded by the coding sequence ATGGGACAGCAGGCCGAGACCCCCGGCGGACTCCAACCGGTGAAGAAGCGCCTCGGCGTGATGGGTGGCACCTTCGACCCGATCCACCACGGGCACCTGGTCGCCGCCAGCGAGGTGGCGAGCGCCTTCCACCTCGATGAGGTGATCTTCGTGCCGACCGGGCAGCCGTGGCAGAAGGACGACCGCCGGGTGACACCGGCGGAGGACCGCTACCTGATGACGGTCATCGCCACCGCCGAGAACCCGCAGTTCTCGGTGAGCCGGATCGACATCGACCGCCAGGGCCCGACGTACACCGTCGACACCCTGCGCGACCTGCGGAGCCTGCACCCGGACTCCGACCTGTTCTTCATCACCGGCGCCGACGCGCTCGCCCAGATCCTTTCCTGGCGGGACTCCGAGGAGCTCTTCTCGCTCGCCCACTTCATCGGGTGCACCCGCCCGGGACACACCCTGACCGACGCCGGGCTCCCGGTGGGCGGGGTCTCCCTGGTGGAGGTCCCGGCGCTGGCCATCTCGTCCACGGACTGCCGCAACCGGGTCGCCAAGGGCGAGCCGGTCTGGTACCTCGTCCCGGACGGCGTGGTCCGTTACATCGACAAGCGGGCGCTCTACGCGCCGGCCCAGCCTTGA